In the genome of Hymenobacter taeanensis, one region contains:
- a CDS encoding SIR2 family NAD-dependent protein deacylase yields MKKKLVVLTGAGISAESGLATFRGSDGLWEGHRVEDVASPEGWARNPELVLDFYNQRRKAARQAQPNAGHQALVDLEQAYEVVIVTQNVDDLHERAGSTNVIHLHGKLMESRSTQHEDLVYSLTSDSLHLGDMCEKGHQLRPNIVWFGEQVPLMERAIEEVATADVFLVVGTSLQVYPAAGLVHYTSANCPVYIIDPHQPPVSPRPNLHFVLEPATTGVPRVARELLTNS; encoded by the coding sequence ATGAAAAAGAAACTAGTTGTACTCACGGGGGCGGGCATAAGCGCCGAGAGTGGCCTAGCAACCTTTAGGGGTTCCGATGGGCTTTGGGAGGGCCACCGCGTAGAAGATGTAGCCTCACCCGAAGGCTGGGCCCGCAACCCTGAGCTAGTACTAGACTTTTACAATCAGCGGCGTAAAGCTGCCCGGCAGGCCCAGCCTAACGCCGGCCACCAGGCATTAGTTGACCTGGAACAGGCCTACGAAGTGGTGATAGTAACCCAAAACGTTGATGACCTGCACGAGCGCGCCGGCAGCACCAACGTGATTCACCTGCATGGTAAGCTGATGGAGTCACGCAGCACTCAACACGAGGACCTGGTGTACTCCCTCACTTCCGACTCGCTGCACCTAGGCGACATGTGTGAGAAAGGTCACCAACTGCGGCCCAACATAGTGTGGTTTGGTGAGCAGGTACCCCTGATGGAGCGCGCTATTGAGGAGGTAGCCACTGCCGATGTGTTCTTAGTAGTGGGCACTTCGCTGCAGGTATACCCAGCGGCGGGTTTAGTGCATTACACTAGCGCAAACTGCCCAGTGTATATCATTGACCCGCACCAGCCCCCGGTCTCGCCTAGGCCTAACCTGCATTTTGTGCTAGAGCCGGCAACAACGGGTGTCCCCCGCGTGGCTCGGGAGCTATTAACTAACTCCTAG
- a CDS encoding metal-dependent hydrolase, whose product MASIFGHTVVGTTLGKLLLPEQRYWRWWLVAAACAFLPDADVLGFKWHVAYGSLWGHRGLTHSVLAALVVATCLTSLAALRARNDASYPAGRLWLLLSMATASHGILDAMTTGGLGVAFFSPFDTERYFLNFRPIAVSPIGVKNFAGEWAGRVLRSEVKWVALPCAAVLLMQWVERHRRAKS is encoded by the coding sequence ATGGCTTCCATATTCGGACATACAGTAGTTGGCACAACTCTGGGCAAGCTCTTACTGCCGGAGCAGCGTTATTGGCGGTGGTGGCTGGTAGCTGCAGCTTGTGCCTTTCTGCCCGATGCCGATGTACTCGGCTTTAAATGGCACGTAGCGTATGGCAGCCTGTGGGGTCACCGCGGCCTCACCCATTCTGTACTTGCGGCACTAGTTGTGGCTACTTGCCTGACTAGCCTGGCAGCTCTGCGCGCCCGAAACGACGCCTCCTACCCGGCCGGCCGGCTGTGGCTGCTCCTATCTATGGCTACGGCCTCGCACGGCATACTCGATGCCATGACGACGGGTGGCCTGGGAGTAGCCTTTTTCAGCCCCTTCGACACGGAACGATACTTTTTGAACTTTCGGCCAATTGCCGTTTCTCCAATTGGGGTAAAGAATTTTGCCGGAGAATGGGCCGGCCGAGTGCTACGAAGTGAGGTAAAATGGGTTGCGCTGCCCTGTGCTGCCGTGCTCCTAATGCAGTGGGTTGAGAGGCACAGACGGGCCAAGAGTTGA
- a CDS encoding DUF4846 domain-containing protein, with protein MNSVFAFVGLLGVYCAFTAVTLDIPSSNLEVPPESSVGQYRWLPQGKYDAKQSLVARFPAPAGYERVQVAPGSFGGWLRHLPLLPAGTPVHLYTGQLKHRQDVHAAVLNLDTGTRDLQQCADAVIRLRGEYQFSQDADQVHFHLTSGHDIRFQDWYSGRTFRVVGDDVEPATKPMEAPTHPVFRRYLDQIFTYAGTLSLSRELMAVPLSQVLPGDVLIRGGSPGHAVLVLDVAVQAGTGRRKALLAQSYMPAQQVHVLKAGPQASSGAWFSLDPSREQVFTPEWTFRRDELKRFE; from the coding sequence ATGAATTCAGTGTTTGCTTTTGTAGGCCTATTAGGCGTATACTGCGCTTTTACCGCTGTTACACTTGATATACCAAGCAGCAATCTGGAGGTGCCGCCAGAAAGCAGCGTAGGCCAGTACCGATGGCTGCCACAGGGCAAGTACGATGCAAAACAAAGCCTAGTGGCCCGCTTTCCTGCTCCAGCCGGCTATGAGCGGGTGCAAGTGGCGCCGGGCAGCTTTGGAGGGTGGCTACGGCATTTGCCACTACTACCGGCGGGCACACCTGTACACTTGTATACTGGGCAGCTCAAACACCGCCAGGATGTGCATGCGGCGGTGCTAAACCTCGACACGGGTACCCGTGATTTGCAACAGTGCGCCGACGCAGTTATTCGGTTGCGGGGAGAATACCAGTTCAGCCAAGATGCCGACCAAGTGCATTTCCACCTCACCAGCGGGCACGATATCCGGTTTCAGGATTGGTACAGTGGGCGTACCTTCCGGGTAGTAGGCGACGATGTAGAACCGGCTACAAAGCCCATGGAGGCCCCTACTCACCCAGTTTTTAGGCGCTACCTGGATCAGATTTTCACCTACGCCGGCACGCTTTCCCTGAGCCGGGAGCTGATGGCGGTACCCCTAAGCCAGGTACTACCCGGTGATGTTCTGATCAGGGGTGGGTCGCCGGGGCATGCGGTGCTGGTACTGGATGTAGCCGTGCAGGCGGGCACAGGGCGGCGCAAAGCGTTGCTGGCGCAGAGTTACATGCCCGCCCAGCAGGTTCACGTGTTAAAAGCGGGGCCCCAGGCAAGCTCCGGCGCGTGGTTTAGCTTAGACCCCAGCCGAGAACAGGTGTTTACCCCGGAGTGGACATTTCGGCGAGATGAGCTGAAACGGTTTGAGTAG